From Scleropages formosus chromosome 1, fSclFor1.1, whole genome shotgun sequence, a single genomic window includes:
- the LOC108937815 gene encoding tumor protein p53-inducible nuclear protein 2: MIGKLLAQLLGNSDERDMVDVYDGVDENEGCRELYEFEDGEWVIIDINENHGMAMPEMDPLENLLIEHPSMSVYKLRCRKSQEEEVNMEQEEQEAEEEEREKGSARSLPSRRLIPWRMTVWASTFGYDCRVLSLQGSRAKTERRKLTHGALRRRNLAKMRFSMAEQRYGHFKQPRQRMYNF, translated from the exons ATGATTGGAAAGCTCCTCGCCCAGCTGCTCGGCAACAGTGACGAGAGAGACATGGTAGATGTTTACGATGGCGTGGATGAGAATGAAGGCTGCAGAGAGCTTTACGAGTTCGAGGATGGAGAATGGGTCATCATCGATATTAATG AGAATCATGGGATGGCCATGCCGGAGATGGACCCGCTGGAAAACCTGTTGATCGAGCACCCCAGCATGTCCGTCTACAAACTGCGATGCCGGAAGAGTCAGGAAGAAGAAGTGAACATGGAgcaagaggagcaggaggcagaggaggaagagagggaaaaaGGCTCTGCAAG GTCTCTACCATCCAGACGCCTAATTCCCTGGAGGATGACAGTCTGGGCCAGCACTTTTGGGTACGACTGTCGCGTCTTGTCCTTGCAGGGATCCCGGGCAAAGACCGAGCGCAGAAAGCTGACGCACGGTGCCCTCCGAAGGCGGAACTTGGCCAAGATGCGCTTCTCAATGGCAGAGCAGCGCTACGGCCACTTCAAGCAGCCCCGCCAGCGCATGTACAACTTCTAA
- the LOC108937902 gene encoding protein C19orf12 homolog, producing the protein MTPRIDDVMQLCCRLSESKEMKAAVRNSGKGALMAGAIAFAGGLVGGPPGIAVGGAVGGLLGCWMTTGQFRPLPQIIMELPPQEQKKLYDDIMVVLGSLDWMDAAQLIALVMGNASLQQQVMAALLSYVTQQLRAEVRYED; encoded by the exons ATGACACCACGAATTGATGACGTCATGCAGCTCTGCTGTCGGCTCTCTGAGAGTAAGGAGATGAAGGCCGCTGTAAGGAACTCTGGGAAAGGGGCTCTGATGGCTGGGGCCATCGCCTTTGCAGGAGGGCTGGTGGGAGGTCCTCCGGGCATAGCTGTTG GTGGTGCGGTCGGGGGTCTGCTTGGGTGCTGGATGACGACTGGTCAGTTCAGACCACTTCCTCAGATCATCATGGAGCTTCCACCACAGGAGCAAAAGAAGCTGTACGATGATATCATGGTGGTCCTGGGCTCGCTCGACTGGATGGACGCGGCGCAGCTCATCGCGCTGGTCATGGGCAATGCctccctgcagcagcaggtgatggCAGCGCTGCTCAGTTATGTGACTCAGCAGCTCAGGGCAGAGGTGCGGTATGAGGACTGA
- the plekhf1 gene encoding pleckstrin homology domain-containing family F member 1 produces the protein MNRLAFTVENAERIAAVESRFGPFGKPLAKPGRALVGEGQLMKLCRRRPQPRMFFLFNDILVYGSSLLSGRWCQKQQVIALEDVVLEDLEDGLEMKNQWLIRTPRKSFYVSAASPLEKNAWIEHILECHAQRLQMTSAPSNGRLAAAWVPDWASAICMRCSSRFTVTHRRHHCRQCGFVVCSSCSRSRFVLENISRKPVRVCCLCFRMLQAQDEAEGRGRGSSGGSGGSDGKNWSDDEYASVPMHEESSDEDSDEEDMEELQVPQKERHMSWSPYVLVSDYQGHRL, from the coding sequence ATGAATAGGCTGGCCTTTACAGTGGAGAACGCGGAGCGCATTGCTGCCGTGGAGAGCCGCTTCGGCCCATTTGGGAAGCCGCTGGCCAAGCCAGGCCGTGCGCTGGTGGGCGAGGGACAGCTGATGAAGCTCTGCCGGCGCCGGCCACAACCCAGGATGTTCTTCCTCTTCAATGACATCCTGGTGTATGGCAGTAGCCTCCTGTCGGGCCGCTGGTGCCAAAAGCAGCAGGTCATCGCTCTGGAGGATGTAGTGttggaggacctggaggacGGGTTGGAGATGAAGAACCAGTGGCTGATTCGCACACCGCGGAAGTCCTTCTACGTGTCAGCCGCCTCACCCCTGGAAAAGAACGCTTGGATAGAGCATATCTTGGAATGCCATGCCCAGAGGCTGCAGATGACGAGCGCACCCAGCAATGGTCGGCTGGCTGCCGCATGGGTCCCAGACTGGGCCTCTGCCATCTGCATGCGCTGCTCCAGCAGGTTCACCGTGACCCACCGGCGGCACCACTGCCGACAGTGCGGCTTCGTggtctgcagcagctgctcccgCAGCCGCTTCGTCCTTGAGAACATTTCCCGCAAACCAGTGCGCGTCTGCTGCCTGTGCTTCCGCATGCTGCAGGCCCAGGACGAGGCTGAAGGGCGCGGACGTGGCAGCAGCGGGGGCAGCGGGGGCAGCGATGGAAAGAACTGGTCCGACGACGAATATGCATCCGTGCCCATGCATGAGGAATCCAGTGACGAGGACAGTGATGAGGAGGACATGGAAGAACTGCAGGTCCCACAGAAAGAGCGCCATATGTCGTGGTCACCATACGTCTTAGTATCGGACTACCAGGGTCATCGCCTCTGA
- the pop4 gene encoding ribonuclease P protein subunit p29 gives MSKESQRIVELKLPEDQSQLLGVKSQNDEKAEAFTSAFLRRSMPGASLTKIECALVHKAVVLKYHKKAGPKKTKRPKGLSAKQRRELKVFQLKPEHLKYELFLPLHELWKQYVRDLCNGLKPESNPQVIQNKLLKADFHGAVISVDRSKCPSYVGTTGILVQELKHVFKIITKEDKLKVIPKRGSVFSVEIDGFVSHIYGSRFQMRSSERSAKKFKAKGNIDL, from the exons ATGTCGAAAGAATCCCAGC gGATTGTTGAGCTGAAGCTGCCTGAAGATCAGAGCCAACTGCTCGGAGTTAAG tcccaGAATGATGAGAAAGCGGAGGCATTTACCAGCGCCTTCCTGAGGCGGAGCATGCCCGGAGCCTCCCTCACGAAAATCGAGTGTGCTCTGGTGCACAAGGCCGTGGTGCTCAAGTACCACAAGAAGGCGGGACCCAAGAAGACGAAGAGACCCAAGGGCCTCAGTGCCAAGCAGAGGAGGGAGCTCAAGGTCTTCCAGCTGAAGCCAGAGCACCTCAA GTACGAGCTCTTTCTGCCCCTGCATGAGCTGTGGAAGCAGTACGTGCGTGATCTCTGCAATGGGCTAAAACCAGAAAG TAACCCACAGGTCATTCAGAACAAGCTACTGAAGGCAGATTTCCATGGTGCTGTTATCTCAG TGGACCGGTCAAAATGTCCGTCATACGTGGGCACTACAGGAATCTTGGTGCAGGAGTTAAAACACGTGTTTAAGATCATCACCAAAGAGGACAAACTGAAAG TGATCCCCAAGCGTGGTAGTGTCTTCAGCGTGGAAATTGATGGCTTCGTCTCGCACATCTATGGAAGCAGGTTCCAAATGAGATCCAGCGAGCGCTCAGCTAAGAAGTTCAAGGCAAAGGGAAACATTGATCTTTAG